A genomic segment from Paenibacillus sp. FSL K6-1096 encodes:
- a CDS encoding TetR family transcriptional regulator — MKRAMTDSAKAEKAKLILDAAYEIYKTNPFEKIKMTDIAKAAKVSNGTLFYYYSTKETLFMEIVFREYEQRFKQFEDLLRPIETMTFSEFKVLFLKEMESILDQDSVFIRLIAIKSTILEKNVDYDTATKVSLGLFNLLNAIVRLLSERLDFITAESYYELLQAQNAIIIGYANAASFPAAMLQVLVEHKLDGFKLDFKRDALKAMEYYLDGVYERERQKRTAE, encoded by the coding sequence ATGAAAAGAGCAATGACAGACAGTGCCAAGGCTGAGAAGGCCAAATTAATACTGGATGCAGCTTATGAAATCTACAAGACGAATCCGTTCGAAAAAATCAAAATGACCGATATAGCCAAGGCAGCAAAGGTGTCAAATGGAACCCTTTTCTATTACTACAGCACCAAAGAAACTCTGTTTATGGAAATCGTGTTCAGGGAATACGAGCAGCGGTTTAAGCAGTTTGAAGACCTGTTACGGCCCATTGAAACGATGACCTTTAGTGAGTTTAAAGTGCTGTTCTTGAAAGAGATGGAGAGTATTCTGGATCAGGATTCCGTCTTTATCCGGCTGATTGCCATTAAGAGTACCATCCTGGAGAAAAATGTGGATTATGATACGGCTACCAAGGTCAGTCTGGGCCTGTTCAATTTATTGAATGCCATCGTTCGTTTATTGAGCGAAAGATTGGATTTTATCACGGCGGAATCTTATTATGAATTGCTGCAGGCGCAAAATGCAATAATTATCGGATATGCGAATGCAGCCAGCTTTCCCGCGGCCATGCTCCAGGTTCTCGTCGAACATAAACTGGATGGCTTCAAGCTGGATTTCAAAAGGGATGCCCTCAAGGCCATGGAATATTATTTAGATGGCGTATATGAACGTGAGCGTCAGAAGCGCACCGCTGAATAG
- a CDS encoding ArsR family transcriptional regulator, whose protein sequence is MFLELDDHGISVLKALASDTRASILRLLLHTPLTVSELAAKLNLSKAIVSRHIRLLEDARIIKLQDNLEAADSRKKNFIVAVDHIALNLPQKLHLPFKVITNEIKLGYYSNFSVTPTCGLASQAKIIGKLDDQRTFVSNDRIEASLLWFAEGFVEYIIPNEFNHNFTAELLELSLELSSEFPESNNNWPSDIAFYINDVFLGTWTAPGNFSDVRGKLTPTWWNNELSQYGLLKHLRVTKNNTGIDGQKISSVTLPQLKIEDSPFIKLRIGIDGNSNNKGGLTIFGEHFGNYPQNILLKLFYTEAE, encoded by the coding sequence ATGTTCTTAGAACTCGACGATCATGGTATTTCTGTTCTGAAAGCACTGGCATCGGACACCAGAGCTTCGATTCTTAGACTCTTACTGCATACACCGCTTACTGTCAGTGAGCTGGCCGCAAAACTTAACTTAAGCAAAGCGATCGTCTCACGCCATATCCGGTTACTGGAGGACGCCAGGATCATCAAGCTCCAGGACAACCTGGAGGCTGCCGACAGCCGAAAAAAGAATTTCATTGTTGCGGTGGATCATATTGCCCTCAACTTACCGCAGAAGCTCCATCTTCCTTTTAAAGTCATTACGAATGAAATCAAGCTGGGATACTATTCTAACTTCTCCGTCACCCCTACCTGCGGATTAGCCAGCCAGGCGAAAATTATCGGCAAGCTGGATGATCAACGGACCTTCGTCTCCAATGACCGGATCGAGGCTTCCTTACTTTGGTTTGCGGAGGGCTTCGTTGAATATATCATTCCGAATGAGTTCAACCACAATTTCACTGCCGAATTATTAGAGTTATCCTTGGAGCTATCTTCTGAGTTTCCTGAATCCAACAATAATTGGCCAAGTGATATTGCTTTTTATATCAACGATGTATTTTTAGGCACCTGGACGGCTCCAGGAAACTTCTCCGATGTGCGCGGGAAATTAACACCAACCTGGTGGAATAACGAACTCAGCCAGTACGGCCTGTTGAAGCATTTAAGAGTCACCAAGAACAATACCGGAATAGACGGTCAGAAAATATCATCGGTCACCCTTCCCCAGCTAAAAATCGAAGACTCCCCCTTCATCAAGCTGAGGATTGGGATTGACGGAAATTCCAACAACAAAGGCGGACTCACCATCTTCGGGGAGCACTTCGGAAACTATCCGCAGAATATTCTGCTTAAACTGTTCTATACGGAAGCGGAATAA